Proteins from a genomic interval of Daphnia pulex isolate KAP4 chromosome 4, ASM2113471v1:
- the LOC124192103 gene encoding protein numb-like isoform X1, producing the protein MGNAHSALPHDPLESAVTHPIAPVANEIDKAEKSETKESGRHKRMERLRRSFRESFRRRKDHVPESSKPHQWQSDEAAVRAGTCNFYVKYLGCVEVYESRGMPVCEEALKVLRNSRRRPVKGVLHISGDGLRVVEEDTKGLIVDQTIEKVSFCAPDRNHEKGFSYICRDGTTRRWMCHGFLASKDSGERLSHAVGCAFAVCLERKQKRDKECSVTMNFDTSNSTFTRSGSFRAAPLTERIQDPQEYRPAEPPAPAKAVVNPFAIERPHAAPHLLERQGSFRGLSQLNQSSPFKRQMSLRIGDLPSTVERQQNSLSNEAPSYKSNLIVTPESPQPPPRVSRHRMQPSPSQDSSMTPIPETSPMVERSNAVSAMCQQLSQGLSLLSSTDDPFLVDNKVNMVPPTNGFQVNNKEASVNNPMSRGEQWLGSLTASVASQGPSSLPPRRPPALMAHSRSQSLGSPPEAPSIAPASHSLATPPPHLPAIPPRSPFHTALHSSSSSPTSTPAHHSPSITNRTNALISDPFDAEWAALATRSPSNTNPFLQNSVVKTFEVRM; encoded by the exons atggGCAACGCCCATTCTGCTCTTCCGCACGATCCGCTCGAATCGGCCGTAACCCATCCGATCGCTCCGGTGGCCAATGAAATCGACAAG GCTGAGAAGAGCGAGACCAAGGAGAGCGGACGCCATAAGAGGATGGAGCGATTGCGGAGAAGCTTCCGCGAAAGTTTCCGTCGCCGCAAAGACCACGTCCCCGAGAGTTCAAAACCGCACCAATGGCAGTCGGACGAGGCTGCCGTTCGAGCTGGAACTTGCAATTTTTACGTCAAG taTCTGGGATGCGTGGAAGTGTACGAGTCACGTGGTATGCCTGTTTGCGAGGAAGCACTCAAAGTGCTCAGg AATTCTAGACGTCGACCAGTAAAAGGCGTTCTGCACATTTCCGGCGATGGATTACGAGTTGTCGAAGAAGACACCAAA GGATTGATTGTCGACCAGACGATTGAGAAAGTCTCCTTTTGTGCTCCGGATCGTAATCACGAAAAAGGATTCTCGTACATCTGTCGTGATGGTACTACGCGTCGTTGGATGTGCCACGGATTCTTGGCCAGCAAAGACTCG ggaGAGCGGTTGAGTCATGCAGTGGGTTGCGCTTTTGCCGTTTGCTTGGAACGGAAACAAAAACGAGATAAGGAGTGCAGCGTGACGATGAATTTCGACACCTCCAACTCTACATTCACGCGCTCGGGCAGTTTTAGAGCAGCGCCCTTGACGGAACGCATTCAAGATCCGCAGGAATACAGACCGGCCG AACCACCGGCGCCGGCCAAGGCAGTGGTCAATCCGTTCGCCATTGAACGTCCCCACGCTGCTCCGCACCTGCTCGAGCGACAAGGCTCATTTCGTGGGCTCTCCCAGCTCAATCAGAGTTCACCTTTCAAACGTCAGATGTCGCTTCGAATCGGAGATTTACCCTCGACCGTCGAACGCCAACAAAACTCGTTGAGCAATGAAGCACCCAGCTACAAGTCCAACCTGATCGTCACGCCTG AAAGTCCTCAGCCTCCTCCTCGAGTCAGTCGTCACCGTATGCAGCCATCTCCTAGCCAAGACTCATCTA TGACTCCGATTCCGGAAACTTCGCCTATGGTAGAACGTTCCAACGCAGTTAGCGCCATGTGTCAGCAGCTATCCCAAGGATTGTCACTCTTATCGTCTACTGATGATCCCTTCCTGGTGGACAACAAAGTCAAc atGGTCCCACCCACTAACGGATTCCAGGTGAACAATAAGGAAGCGTCGGTGAACAATCCAATGTCACGAGGGGAACAGTGGCTGGGCAGTTTAACGGCCAGCGTGGCGTCCCAAGGACCGAGCTCGCTGCCGCCACGTCGCCCGCCTGCCTTGATGGCTCATTCACGATCCCAATCACTAGGATCGCCCCCAGAAGCTCCTTCCATTGCTCCGGCCAGTCATTCTTTGGCCACTCCGCCACCACACTTGCCGGCGATACCACCGCGCAGTCCTTTCCACACGGCTCttcattcctcttcttcttcgcccaCCAGTACGCCGGCACATCATTCCCCGTCAATCACCAATCGAACAAACGCACTAATATCGGATCCGTTCGACGCCGAATGGGCCGCTTTAGCCACGCGCAGTCCCAGCAACACAAATCCTTTTCTTCAGAATTCTGTCGTCAAGACCTTTGAAGTTCGTATGTAG
- the LOC124192099 gene encoding splicing factor 3B subunit 2-like, with protein MDHHMPPGYGQENYMYGDPSRSFQGNAVGMYGSGARPMSPPPGDEDIPAHEHLPSALEEVLAYKEYRVRETGHSGEVDNIINEIPVKTVIETEGTIEERKDDFGGEENLEEKTKTQRNQKKKKKKKRTKRHQQKEEEEENERNDDAEEPPQVDIEYVQEEIIYDDKNPFYRQFAKIFEAFKIIDEKTAKKAEEDEAKKKELQRSLELKKVPKFAEEEDLEEKKENADDDKPKVSKRKLKQLTRLSVADLKQCVARPDVVEMHDVTARDPKLLVLLKATRNSVPVPRHWCAKRKYLQGKRGIEKPPFNLPDFIKKTGIMEMRAALQEKEESKTLKAKMRERVRPKMGRVDIDYQKLHDAFFKWQTKPKMTIMGDLYYEGKEFETRMKDKKPGELSDELRTALGMPVGPSSNKIPPPWLIAMQRYGPPPSYPNLKIPGLNAPIPDGSSFGYHAGGWGKPPVDEFGRPLYGDVFGLTGIAGDTILLDEEVDRTLWGELESEEEEEEVEESEEEEGEDEEGAIDQSGLVTPAEGLATPSGFSSVPAGLETPDMIELRKKKIEAEMESNETPQLYTVLPEKRTDRIGQAMMGSTHVYDIASATTTQKSSGGVELSLDPSELEGLDSESMAARYEQTLREQQGNLAKEDFSDMVAEHAAKQKSKRKRQQQQTDTKQAKKYKEFKF; from the exons ATGGATCATCACATGCCGCCCGGCTACGGCCAGGAGAATTACATGTATGGAGATCCTTCAAGGTCCTTCCAGGGTAATGCTGTCGGTATGTATGGATCAGGTGCTAGACCGATGTCACCTCCTCCAGGTGATGAAGACATTCCCGCCCATGAACATCTCCCATCAGCACTTGAAGAAGTCCTTGCTTACAAAGAATACCGAGTACGAGAAACGGGCCACTCTGGAGAGGTTGATAACATTA ttaatgaAATCCCTGTCAAAACAGTTATAGAAACTGAAGGAACTATTGAAGAGAGGAAAGATGATTTCGGTGGGGAAGAAAaccttgaagaaaaaactaaaactcaaagaaatcaaaagaagaaaaagaagaagaagcgcactAAGAGACAtcaacagaaagaagaagaagaagaaaatgaaaggaatgATGATGCTGAAGAACCTCCACAAGTGGATATTGAGTATGTCCAGGAAGAAATCATTTATGACGACAAAAATCCTTTCTACCGACAGTTTGCCAAAATCTTCGAAGCATTTAAAATCATTGATGAAAAAACTGCAAAGAAAgctgaagaagatgaagccaaaaagaaagaacttcAAAGAAGTTTAGAACTTAAGAAGGTCCCCAAGTTTGCAGAAGAGGAAGATTtggaggagaaaaaggaaaatgctGATGATGACAAGccaaaagtttcaaaaagaaaactaaaacaacTTACTCGACTAAGTGTGGCCGATTTGAAGCAATGTGTTGCCAGACCAGACGTCGTAGAGATGCACGACGTTACTGCTAGAGACCCCAAACTGTTAGTTCTTTTGAAAGCAACCAGAAATTCGGTCCCAGTTCCTCGACATTGGTGTGCGAAGCGCAAGTACTTACAG GGAAAACGTGGAATAGAAAAGCCTCCTTTCAATTTGCCCGATTTCATCAAAAAGACCGGAATCATGGAAATGCGAGCTGCTTTGCAGGAAAAGGAAGAGTCAAAAACACTTAAAGCTAAAATGCGTGAGCGTGTTCGACCCAAGATGGGGCGTGTTGATATCGACTATCAAAAGTTGCATGACGCTTTCTTCAAATGGCAAACCAAACCCAAGATGACGATTATGGGTGATTTATACtatgaaggaaaagaatttgaaactcgaatgaaagacaaaaaaccCGGAGAGTTGTCTGACGAACTGCGAACTGCTCTCGGAATGCCTGTTGGTCCTAGTTCAAACAA AATTCCTCCTCCTTGGTTGATTGCCATGCAAAGATATGGTCCACCACCGTCTTACCCTAACTTGAAGATTCCAGGATTGAACGCTCCAATTCCTGATGGTTCTTCCTTTGGCTACCATGCCGGAGGTTGGGGAAAACCTCCTGTCGATGAATTCGGGCGGCCTCTGTACGGCGATGTTTTTGGATTGACTGGAATCGCAGGCGAT ACAATTTTACTCGACGAAGAAGTTGATCGTACCTTGTGGGGTGAACTTGAAtcggaagaagaggaggaggaagttgagGAGagtgaagaggaagaaggagaggACGAAGAAGGCGCCATTGATCAATCAGGTCTGGTTACTCCTGCAGAAGGACTTGCTACTCCTTCGGGATTCTCATCTGTACCTGCTGGTCTGGAAACACCAGATATGATTGAgctacgaaagaaaaagattgaagCAGAGATGGAGAG TAACGAAACGCCTCAGCTGTATACCGTCCTTCCAGAAAAGCGAACGGACAGAATCGGTCAAGCGATGATGGGATCTACCCATGTATATGATATCGCTTCAGCTACGACCACTCAGAAGA gTAGTGGTGGTGTGGAACTTAGTTTGGATCCCTCCGAGTTGGAAGGTTTGGACTCTGAATCAATGGCCGCTCGTTATGAACAAACATTGCGGGAGCAACAAGGCAACTTGGCTAAGGAAGATTTCAGTGACATGGTGGCTGAACATGCCGCCAAGCAGAAG agcaagagaaagagacaacaacaacagacggACACTAAACAGGCCAAGAAATACAAAgagttcaaattttaa
- the LOC124192106 gene encoding monocarboxylate transporter 12-like, with protein sequence MTEKTEKTAAGRCRSAPSLSPDIDAGWAWVIAGAALAASAISSAVYYTFSMYFPLLLNEFQATRSTTAWVGSLNNGVYMLAGPIATIFIKRIGCRWTVMLGGILSMIGFALSSIAPSLIMLFFTHGGITAFGLCLNYTSWIVAISDSFVKKHAIAFSLSQSGVGLGVFVFGPLFNFLIDLYGWRGAFLITGACTFQLTCLGALIFPPRKPAKNENVDFESFPLNANDKQGEKEEKRYSDLIEPQVIVDDYIDGTQQLKWKDYSAWLLHLSSFFWLLATSIPYILLADYTRSLDLEEYYIVMLSTMGVGDLVGRLVIGPLVTFWNLDVTKIYAVSQVFCAILIASFPLVVNGIQMIIQGFLFSVSYGLQCLLLALVPRSLFGTLNLSRVFGITMFFGGLGILIGPPIAGLIVDSTPGRSYWLAFVFATVIQFLAAASTIGCYVLRRTKR encoded by the exons ATGACCGAAAAAACTG AAAAAACGGCGGCCGGCCGTTGCCGCTCAGCTCCTAGTCTGAGTCCAGACATCGATGCTGGATGGGCTTGGGTTATTGCTGGAGCTGCTCTCGCCGCTTCGGCGATTTCGTCGG CTGTCTACTACACCTTCAGCATGTATTTCCCGTTGCTTCTCAATGAATTCCAAGCGACACGGTCGACCACCGCTTGGGTTGGATCGCTCAACAATGGCGTATACATGTTAGCAG GTCCAATAGCCACAATATTTATCAAGCGGATTGGATGCCGATGGACTGTTATGCTGGGCGGAATATTATCGATGATCGGGTTCGCTTTGAGTAGCATTGCGCCCAGCCTTATAATGCTGTTTTTTACACATGGAGGAATAACAG CATTTGGTCTATGCTTAAACTACACATCGTGGATCGTGGCTATTTCAGACAGCTTCGTCAAGAAGCACGCGATCGCCTTCTCGCTAAGCCAATCTGGTGTTGGATTAGGTGTTTTCGTCTTTGGCccacttttcaattttctaattGACCTGTACGGATGGAGAGGTGCATTCCTCATCACTGGCGCCTGCACTTTTCAATTGACTTGCTTGGGCGCTTTGATATTTCCACCGAGGAAGCCagcgaaaaatgaaaatgtggaTTTTGAAAGCTTTCCTCTCAACGCAAACGACAAgcaaggagagaaagaagagaaaaggtaCTCGGATTTAATTGAACCCCAGGTTATAGTTGATGATTACATCGACGGGACCCAGCAGTTAAAGTGGAAGGACTATTCGGCCTGGCTGTTGCATCTTAGCAGCTTTTTTTGGTTACTTGCCACATCCATACCTTACATTTTACTGGCTGATTACACTCGCTCTCTTGATCTCGAGGa atattaTATCGTTATGCTGAGCACTATGGGAGTAGGAGACCTTGTGGGCCGTTTAGTTATCGGTCCGCTCGTTACATTTTGGAATCTTGATGTGACAAAAATTTACGCCGTTTCCCAGGTGTTTTGCgctattttgatcgcatcctTTCCATTAGTAGTGAACggaattcaaatgattatCCAAGGCTTTTTATTTAGCGTAAGCTATGGCCTTCAGTGTTTGCTCCTTG cACTGGTACCGCGATCTCTTTTTGGAACACTGAACTTGAGCCGAGTTTTCGGAATAACAATGTTTTTCGGGGGTCTTGGAATACTCATTGGTCCACCAATT GCCGGACTAATTGTAGATAGCACTCCAGGACGGTCTTATTGGTTGGCATTTGTATTTGCTACTGTTATTCAATTTCTAGCAGCAGCATCAACGATTGGTTGCTACGTTCTGCGTCGAACGAAACGGTGa
- the LOC124192103 gene encoding protein numb-like isoform X2, protein MERLRRSFRESFRRRKDHVPESSKPHQWQSDEAAVRAGTCNFYVKYLGCVEVYESRGMPVCEEALKVLRNSRRRPVKGVLHISGDGLRVVEEDTKGLIVDQTIEKVSFCAPDRNHEKGFSYICRDGTTRRWMCHGFLASKDSGERLSHAVGCAFAVCLERKQKRDKECSVTMNFDTSNSTFTRSGSFRAAPLTERIQDPQEYRPAEPPAPAKAVVNPFAIERPHAAPHLLERQGSFRGLSQLNQSSPFKRQMSLRIGDLPSTVERQQNSLSNEAPSYKSNLIVTPESPQPPPRVSRHRMQPSPSQDSSMTPIPETSPMVERSNAVSAMCQQLSQGLSLLSSTDDPFLVDNKVNMVPPTNGFQVNNKEASVNNPMSRGEQWLGSLTASVASQGPSSLPPRRPPALMAHSRSQSLGSPPEAPSIAPASHSLATPPPHLPAIPPRSPFHTALHSSSSSPTSTPAHHSPSITNRTNALISDPFDAEWAALATRSPSNTNPFLQNSVVKTFEVRM, encoded by the exons ATGGAGCGATTGCGGAGAAGCTTCCGCGAAAGTTTCCGTCGCCGCAAAGACCACGTCCCCGAGAGTTCAAAACCGCACCAATGGCAGTCGGACGAGGCTGCCGTTCGAGCTGGAACTTGCAATTTTTACGTCAAG taTCTGGGATGCGTGGAAGTGTACGAGTCACGTGGTATGCCTGTTTGCGAGGAAGCACTCAAAGTGCTCAGg AATTCTAGACGTCGACCAGTAAAAGGCGTTCTGCACATTTCCGGCGATGGATTACGAGTTGTCGAAGAAGACACCAAA GGATTGATTGTCGACCAGACGATTGAGAAAGTCTCCTTTTGTGCTCCGGATCGTAATCACGAAAAAGGATTCTCGTACATCTGTCGTGATGGTACTACGCGTCGTTGGATGTGCCACGGATTCTTGGCCAGCAAAGACTCG ggaGAGCGGTTGAGTCATGCAGTGGGTTGCGCTTTTGCCGTTTGCTTGGAACGGAAACAAAAACGAGATAAGGAGTGCAGCGTGACGATGAATTTCGACACCTCCAACTCTACATTCACGCGCTCGGGCAGTTTTAGAGCAGCGCCCTTGACGGAACGCATTCAAGATCCGCAGGAATACAGACCGGCCG AACCACCGGCGCCGGCCAAGGCAGTGGTCAATCCGTTCGCCATTGAACGTCCCCACGCTGCTCCGCACCTGCTCGAGCGACAAGGCTCATTTCGTGGGCTCTCCCAGCTCAATCAGAGTTCACCTTTCAAACGTCAGATGTCGCTTCGAATCGGAGATTTACCCTCGACCGTCGAACGCCAACAAAACTCGTTGAGCAATGAAGCACCCAGCTACAAGTCCAACCTGATCGTCACGCCTG AAAGTCCTCAGCCTCCTCCTCGAGTCAGTCGTCACCGTATGCAGCCATCTCCTAGCCAAGACTCATCTA TGACTCCGATTCCGGAAACTTCGCCTATGGTAGAACGTTCCAACGCAGTTAGCGCCATGTGTCAGCAGCTATCCCAAGGATTGTCACTCTTATCGTCTACTGATGATCCCTTCCTGGTGGACAACAAAGTCAAc atGGTCCCACCCACTAACGGATTCCAGGTGAACAATAAGGAAGCGTCGGTGAACAATCCAATGTCACGAGGGGAACAGTGGCTGGGCAGTTTAACGGCCAGCGTGGCGTCCCAAGGACCGAGCTCGCTGCCGCCACGTCGCCCGCCTGCCTTGATGGCTCATTCACGATCCCAATCACTAGGATCGCCCCCAGAAGCTCCTTCCATTGCTCCGGCCAGTCATTCTTTGGCCACTCCGCCACCACACTTGCCGGCGATACCACCGCGCAGTCCTTTCCACACGGCTCttcattcctcttcttcttcgcccaCCAGTACGCCGGCACATCATTCCCCGTCAATCACCAATCGAACAAACGCACTAATATCGGATCCGTTCGACGCCGAATGGGCCGCTTTAGCCACGCGCAGTCCCAGCAACACAAATCCTTTTCTTCAGAATTCTGTCGTCAAGACCTTTGAAGTTCGTATGTAG
- the LOC124192105 gene encoding uncharacterized protein LOC124192105 produces the protein MLERKKKVLPYWKKVFDAVKVFKDQELLSRGNADASQRHCEYYHTMYCLVEDEIQKSVDSNWRAGGKHQRVKYKSFGNPCILVHRYECEVDSQWIVQIQQQCRILVRNRWTLKLEKVLEIPLTEINMNGRDRDFELTRVKINSNFITASFSVHPEICVWDAKSHELLRVLKPVPEQGNGRRSVYVKGHCLWNDLLLSCYQRVSDESECIVTLRRIPLNGDGDVTLLYYQKVLPSPRFFLEVAMDDDYIVLFFSRDEQRLYMPSMAETFEIEIRSAVSYDVVHKISIPTSSPFEDYQFHYLNGFIVMGQTEDNFFSIWRAAVGRCVKTICHGDQGLCAIRIISEKFIVTCDDDGVLKIWDFQAALIHPEPSSSNFLIRKISHLNAVSRSASAKPSAVSSKVKRIDARKKTPRVPPIEYVGTTCMVADELQMILVFHSDDGSSYLHVETFLNAAQ, from the exons ATGTTGGAAAGAAAG AAAAAAGTGTTGCCCTATTGGAAAAAAGTGTTTGATGCAGTAAAAGTATTTAAAGATCAAGAGCTGCTGAGTCGTGGAAATGCTGATGCTTCTCAACGTCATTGTGAGTACTACCACACAATGTATTGTCTGGTGGaagatgaaattcaaaag AGTGTGGATTCAAACTGGAGAGCTGGAGGAAAACATCAGCGTGTCAAATACAAAAGCTTTGGAAATCCCTGTATCTTGGTTCATCGCTATGAATGTGAAGTGGATTCACAATGGATCGTTCAAATACAGCAGCAATGTCGTATACTTGTTCGTAATCGCTGGACCCTCAAACTGGAAAAG GTTCTTGAAATTCCGTTAACTGAAATCAACATGAATGGAAGGGATCGTGATTTTGAACTGACTCGTGTGAAGATTAATTCGAATTTCATCACAGCATCCTTTTCTGTCCACCCAGAAATTTGCGTTTGGGATGCAAAATCACATGAACTG TTGAGAGTCTTGAAACCTGTTCCGGAGCAAGGAAACGGACGGAGGTCGGTCTATGTGAAAGGCCATTGCCTATGGAATGATTTGCTACTGTCGTGTTACCAAAGGGTTTCG GATGAATCAGAATGCATTGTGACACTGCGCAGAATTCCCCTGAATGGGGACGGAGACGTCACTTTACTTTATTACCAGAAAGTTCTACCAAGTCCCAGATTTTTTCTGGAAGTTGCAATGGATGACGATTATATCGTGTTATTTTTCTCCAGAGATGAGCAACGATTGTACATGCCCAGTATGGCAGAAACTTTCGAGATAGAAATTCGAAGCGCAGTTTCCTATGATGTCGTCCATAAAATTTCGATTCCAACGTCTTCACCATTCGAAGACTACCAATTCCATTATCTAAATGGATTTATTGTTATGGGCCAAACggaagacaatttttttag CATCTGGAGGGCTGCTGTTGGTCGTTGTGTCAAAACCATTTGCCATGGCGACCAAGGATTATGTGCAATCAG AATCATTTCGGAAAAATTCATCGTCACTTGTGATGACGACGGTGTATTGAAGATCTGGGATTTCCAAGCAGCTCTCATTCACCCGGAGCCATCCAGCTCTAATTTCCTGATCAGGAAAATCTCCCACCTGAATGCTGTCTCCCGTTCGGCTTCGGCTAAACCATCTGCAGTATCCTCGAAGGTGAAGAGGATCGATGCCCGCAAGAAAACGCCGCGCGTTCCGCCAATTGAATATGTGGGAACTACCTGCATGGTGGCCGACGAATTGCAAATGATCCTTGTTTTCCATTCGGACGATGGTTCTTCCTATTTGCACGTTGAAACCTTCTTGAACGCAGCCCAATGA
- the LOC124192108 gene encoding vacuolar protein sorting-associated protein 28 homolog, producing the protein MSGLKNVDFEEAKLYKNAREREKYDNMADLYAVINTIQCLEKAYIKDSVTAKEYTAACSKLLVQFKAAFKQVQGEEFPSVEKFTSHFKLDCPAAMERIKEDRPITIRDDKGNTSKCIADIVSLFITSMDKLRLDIRANDELQPDLRDLADTMARLSLVPDEFEGKKKVNQWLQTLLSMQASDELSESQVRQLLFDLETSYNAFNRLLHP; encoded by the exons ATGTCAGGGTTGAAAAACGTAGACTTTGAAGAGGCCAAACTGTACAAGAATGCAAGAGAACGAGAAAA gtATGATAATATGGCTGATTTGTATGCAGTTATCAATACAATTCAATGTCTTGAAAAGGCATACATCAAAGATTCTGTGACAGCAAAAGAGTACACAGCTGCATGTTCCAAATTGCTTGTTCAGTTTAAAGCTGCTTTCAAACAAGTCCAGGGAGAAGAGTTTCCATCCGTTGAGAAATTCACCTCACATTTCAAGCTAGATTGCCCAGCAGCGATGGAGAGGATTAAAGAAGATCGCCCAATCACAATAAGGGATGACAAGGGGAACACTAGCAAatg CATTGCAGATATTGTTTCGTTATTCATCACAAGTATGGATAAACTTCGCCTGGACATTCGAGCCAATGATGAACTGCAGCCAGACCTTAGGGACCTTGCTGATACTATGGCAAGACTTAGTTTGGTTCCTGATGAATTTGAAGGCAAGAAGAAGGTCAATCAGTGGCTTCAAACCCTTTTATCCATGCAAGCGTCTGATGAGCTCAGCGAAAGTCAAGTACGACAATTACTCTTTGATCTTGAAACTTCTTACAACGCATTCAATCGTCTTCTGCACCCGTAA